In the Kaistella sp. 97-N-M2 genome, one interval contains:
- a CDS encoding peptide MFS transporter, with protein MAKTTTSKHPKGLPYLFFTEMWERFGYYLILGIFVLYLIEPQGMGGGLGITDKNADDIFGTYIALTYLTPFIGGFLADRVLGYIKSIYLGGILMAAGYIGMGIFKDMTLFYSSLALIIIGNGFFKPTISTLLGNLYSEEPYKANKDSGYNIFYMGINIGAFICNIIAAFMRNKFGWGEAFITAGVGMLLGLIIFTIGLKHYRHAAVMKPSQEGDTKLSEILLKVFVPALIAGAIGWFIPGNLIGSDSTDAFIFATIPVIYFYVSLYFKANAEEKPSIGALLSIFLISMFFWAVFKQNGTALTRWANYYTDRSVTPSLEKPLESIYMVEGLKYEDKEVPLYDEQYRAEKDENKKTIKVQGKDVYFKNITPEKRATLEAGSNSEVFLYNTELFQSVNPFWVIVLTPFVVGVWMLLRRKNKEPTTPSKIIIGLFISAISCLVMVLAVQAGQNGAIKVSPLWLVAGYGVITIGELCLSPMGLSFVSKLSPARSTALMMGGFFLANSVGNKLSGILASTWYDYENKTNYFLVNFALLIFATLLGLSMLKRLNRIMKEKGH; from the coding sequence ATGGCAAAAACGACGACCAGCAAACATCCGAAAGGTTTACCTTACCTCTTTTTTACGGAAATGTGGGAGCGATTCGGTTACTATTTAATCCTCGGAATTTTTGTTCTGTATCTCATCGAACCGCAGGGAATGGGCGGCGGTCTGGGCATTACGGACAAAAACGCCGACGATATTTTCGGTACCTATATCGCGCTTACTTATCTTACTCCTTTTATTGGCGGCTTTTTGGCAGACCGTGTTTTAGGTTATATCAAATCGATTTATCTGGGCGGGATTTTAATGGCGGCAGGTTATATCGGTATGGGAATTTTTAAAGATATGACGTTGTTCTACAGTTCATTGGCTTTAATTATTATCGGTAACGGCTTTTTTAAACCCACCATTTCCACGCTGCTTGGCAATCTCTACAGCGAAGAACCTTACAAAGCAAATAAAGACTCCGGCTACAATATTTTCTACATGGGAATTAACATCGGGGCCTTTATCTGTAATATTATTGCGGCGTTTATGCGCAACAAATTCGGTTGGGGCGAAGCCTTTATTACCGCCGGTGTGGGCATGCTTTTGGGGCTCATCATCTTCACGATCGGTTTAAAGCATTACAGACATGCTGCCGTGATGAAACCAAGCCAGGAAGGTGATACGAAACTTTCGGAGATCTTGTTGAAGGTTTTTGTTCCGGCTTTAATTGCCGGGGCGATCGGTTGGTTTATTCCGGGCAATTTAATTGGAAGTGATTCTACGGACGCGTTTATTTTCGCCACAATTCCTGTAATCTACTTCTATGTTTCGCTTTACTTTAAAGCCAACGCCGAAGAAAAACCTTCCATTGGCGCTTTGCTGTCCATATTTTTGATCTCGATGTTTTTCTGGGCAGTTTTCAAACAAAACGGCACGGCACTTACACGTTGGGCCAATTATTATACGGACCGCAGCGTCACCCCGTCTTTAGAAAAGCCGTTGGAATCTATTTATATGGTCGAAGGTCTGAAATATGAGGATAAAGAAGTGCCGCTTTACGATGAGCAATACCGCGCCGAAAAAGACGAAAATAAGAAAACCATCAAGGTTCAGGGGAAAGACGTTTATTTTAAAAATATCACGCCCGAGAAGCGCGCGACGTTGGAAGCCGGCAGCAACAGCGAAGTCTTTCTTTACAACACCGAATTGTTCCAGTCCGTCAATCCGTTTTGGGTTATTGTGTTAACGCCGTTTGTGGTTGGAGTCTGGATGTTGCTGCGGCGAAAAAATAAGGAACCGACTACTCCATCGAAAATTATTATTGGTCTATTCATCTCTGCGATTTCATGTTTGGTGATGGTTTTGGCCGTTCAGGCCGGACAAAATGGCGCCATCAAAGTTTCTCCTTTGTGGCTTGTTGCAGGTTACGGCGTTATAACGATTGGCGAATTATGTTTATCACCGATGGGTCTGTCCTTCGTGTCGAAATTATCGCCGGCGCGTAGTACAGCGCTGATGATGGGCGGCTTTTTTCTGGCAAACTCCGTAGGAAATAAACTGTCGGGAATTTTGGCGAGCACGTGGTACGATTATGAAAATAAAACGAATTACTTCCTGGTGAATTTTGCGCTCCTAATATTTGCCACCTTGCTTGGTCTGTCGATGTTGAAAAGATTAAACAGAATTATGAAAGAAAAAGGCCATTAG
- a CDS encoding peptide MFS transporter, whose protein sequence is MDNTEVVNTQDELLEGKATGKHPKGLWVLFGTEMWERFNFYGMRALLTLFMVNALLMKEGDVTIIYGGFLALCYLTPMLGGFIADRFLGNRYCIIIGGALMAIGQLLMFLSASSFESNLGSAQMLMWVALGVIIFGNGFFKPNISSMVGSLYPKQEKSKLDSAFTIFYMGINMGAFLGQFICPFLGDVKDADGIRDIHAFKWGFLAASIAMVIGTLTFIILKNKYVVTPEGRPIGGLPSESTAADFEEGETQTAHFSGKSIGFAVAIFVLTFFGFQYLFVDHIGFGSVGMGEFVKAIIYPFIYSMGLALAFLIMSATENKVERDRIWVIYIVSFFIIFFWAAFEQAGSSLTFIADNQTDRHIFGWNMPPSMVQIFNGLFIVILAVPFSMLWDKLRANKKEPVSPLKQAIGLGLIALSYLIIAYNVKDLGNSGLLAVKWLILLYLIQTMGELCLSPIGLSLVGKLAPKRFASLLFGVFFIANAAGYALSGTLGSILPATGDKFVAAQEQNIDLQKVLDKTYQPTPKELFLLAQSNLADTDFGKDESLKKEVRDLFAENNKIIAAQRGEFDTKVKELQKENPDAKVQFKMDLAQLKFPSDDQLAKIKNDNVIKAEYKSFVGFEIRNLFEFFMVFVILCGIAGAILAMISPILKKMMHGVN, encoded by the coding sequence ATGGATAACACTGAAGTTGTAAATACACAGGATGAACTTTTAGAAGGTAAAGCAACAGGCAAACACCCGAAAGGTTTGTGGGTTCTTTTTGGCACAGAAATGTGGGAACGTTTTAACTTTTATGGAATGCGCGCCTTGCTGACGCTTTTCATGGTGAACGCCCTTTTAATGAAAGAAGGAGATGTTACCATTATTTATGGTGGATTTCTTGCGCTTTGTTATTTAACCCCAATGCTGGGCGGTTTTATTGCTGACCGTTTTTTAGGAAACAGATATTGTATTATTATCGGTGGAGCTTTAATGGCAATCGGTCAATTACTCATGTTCCTGAGCGCTTCTTCGTTCGAATCTAACCTGGGATCCGCACAAATGTTAATGTGGGTAGCACTGGGAGTGATTATTTTCGGAAATGGATTTTTCAAGCCCAATATTTCCTCAATGGTCGGAAGCCTTTATCCGAAACAGGAAAAATCAAAATTAGATTCAGCTTTCACCATTTTCTACATGGGTATTAACATGGGTGCATTTTTAGGTCAGTTTATCTGCCCATTTTTAGGCGATGTAAAAGATGCTGACGGTATCAGAGATATTCACGCATTCAAATGGGGCTTCCTTGCCGCTTCGATCGCCATGGTGATCGGAACGCTTACTTTTATCATACTTAAAAACAAATATGTTGTTACGCCGGAAGGCAGACCAATTGGTGGACTGCCAAGCGAAAGTACCGCTGCAGATTTTGAAGAAGGAGAAACTCAAACTGCTCACTTCTCCGGAAAATCAATCGGTTTTGCAGTGGCTATTTTTGTGCTTACTTTCTTTGGATTTCAATATTTGTTCGTAGACCATATCGGATTTGGATCTGTAGGAATGGGCGAATTTGTAAAAGCGATTATTTATCCTTTCATCTACTCTATGGGGCTAGCGTTGGCATTTTTAATTATGTCGGCCACAGAAAATAAGGTGGAAAGAGACCGAATCTGGGTAATTTACATCGTATCCTTCTTTATTATTTTCTTTTGGGCAGCTTTCGAACAGGCAGGTTCATCTTTAACTTTCATCGCTGATAACCAGACAGACCGACACATTTTTGGATGGAATATGCCTCCTTCAATGGTGCAGATTTTCAACGGATTATTTATTGTAATTCTGGCAGTACCCTTCAGTATGCTTTGGGACAAGTTAAGAGCCAATAAAAAAGAACCTGTTTCTCCGCTGAAACAAGCCATCGGTTTGGGTTTAATTGCTTTAAGTTATTTAATCATCGCATATAATGTAAAAGATTTAGGAAACAGCGGACTTCTTGCGGTAAAATGGTTAATCCTGCTTTATTTAATCCAGACGATGGGTGAGCTTTGTTTGTCGCCGATCGGATTGTCGTTGGTAGGTAAACTAGCGCCAAAAAGATTTGCGTCCCTTTTGTTCGGGGTGTTCTTTATTGCAAATGCCGCGGGATACGCTTTATCCGGAACTTTAGGTTCCATCTTGCCGGCAACAGGTGATAAGTTTGTCGCCGCCCAGGAGCAAAATATCGATCTGCAAAAGGTTCTCGATAAAACCTATCAGCCAACGCCGAAAGAACTGTTCTTATTAGCCCAGTCTAATTTGGCAGATACCGATTTTGGCAAGGATGAAAGCCTGAAAAAAGAGGTTCGGGATTTATTTGCCGAAAACAACAAAATCATCGCAGCACAACGCGGAGAGTTCGATACTAAAGTTAAAGAATTGCAAAAGGAAAATCCGGACGCGAAAGTACAGTTCAAAATGGATTTGGCGCAGTTGAAATTTCCATCGGATGATCAGTTGGCGAAAATAAAGAACGATAATGTGATTAAAGCAGAATACAAATCATTTGTCGGATTCGAGATCCGCAATTTGTTTGAATTCTTTATGGTATTTGTAATTCTTTGTGGAATTGCAGGCGCTATTTTAGCCATGATTTCGCCGATCCTCAAAAAAATGATGCACGGCGTAAATTAA
- a CDS encoding peptide MFS transporter yields MNLTLDQIQDFKGKYPKQIWSLFFSEMWERFCFYGMRGMLVFFMISQLNLDEKEANLQYGATQAFVYAFTFVGGLFADKILGFRKSLFWGGFLMIIGSLILATNPHDFFFVGISFTVVGTGFFKPNISTMVGKLYKNGDNRTDAGFSLFYAGINLGALLGGYLCIAIGKGELLSGLIPETLRWNVAFGLAAVVMVISLVNFIFTQRKLGPIGLPPQKALANGELVDLEKWKEYGVYALSLVFIPLIMVMVAETQYTDYFMYTVGPLTLLYLFYEMSKVTQPERSKLMAALIFIIFSIIFWGIYEQSGGSLSIFAAHNLNQDLLGLDPNGVNNSGGAFFILLVAIPIGLLWIWLSKKKIEPNTVIKFGLGFVFLGLGFYAIYATKFFANAAGVTSLSLFTIALFIITLGEMCLSPIGLSIMTKLSTQKLQGMMMGLWFLASAYGQYVAGLIGANMATARESASNMEKLQAYTSGYKDLGLYAVIAGVVLIAISPLVKKLMREVR; encoded by the coding sequence ATGAATTTAACCCTCGATCAAATACAGGATTTCAAAGGAAAATATCCAAAACAGATATGGTCTCTCTTCTTCTCCGAAATGTGGGAGCGTTTCTGTTTCTACGGAATGCGCGGAATGCTCGTCTTCTTTATGATTTCGCAGCTTAACCTCGACGAAAAGGAAGCAAACTTACAATATGGAGCCACGCAGGCTTTCGTCTATGCTTTTACTTTTGTAGGTGGTTTGTTCGCCGATAAAATTTTAGGGTTCCGGAAATCTCTTTTTTGGGGCGGTTTTTTAATGATCATCGGCAGTTTAATTCTTGCAACAAATCCACATGATTTTTTCTTTGTTGGAATTTCTTTTACGGTTGTCGGAACGGGTTTTTTTAAACCAAATATTTCCACCATGGTCGGCAAACTTTATAAAAATGGAGACAATCGCACCGATGCGGGCTTTTCGCTTTTCTATGCGGGCATTAATTTGGGCGCATTACTCGGTGGTTATCTTTGCATCGCTATCGGAAAGGGAGAATTACTCTCCGGTTTAATCCCCGAAACCTTGCGTTGGAATGTCGCCTTCGGCTTAGCCGCCGTGGTCATGGTAATCAGTTTAGTAAATTTTATTTTTACACAGAGGAAATTAGGTCCCATCGGGCTTCCGCCGCAAAAAGCACTTGCAAACGGCGAACTGGTAGATCTCGAAAAATGGAAGGAATACGGCGTTTATGCGCTCTCCCTGGTTTTTATCCCATTGATCATGGTAATGGTGGCCGAGACGCAGTATACCGATTATTTTATGTATACGGTTGGACCTTTAACACTACTCTATCTTTTTTATGAGATGTCTAAAGTGACTCAACCGGAACGCAGCAAACTTATGGCCGCCTTGATATTCATAATTTTCTCTATCATATTCTGGGGAATTTACGAACAAAGCGGGGGCTCATTAAGTATTTTTGCGGCTCATAATTTAAATCAGGATTTGCTTGGTTTAGACCCCAACGGGGTGAACAATTCCGGGGGTGCATTCTTCATCCTTTTAGTAGCAATTCCTATAGGTTTACTGTGGATTTGGTTGAGCAAGAAGAAAATAGAACCAAATACCGTCATCAAATTTGGTTTAGGTTTTGTCTTTTTGGGTCTCGGATTTTATGCGATTTACGCGACAAAATTCTTCGCAAATGCGGCAGGAGTAACGTCATTAAGTCTCTTTACGATTGCTTTATTTATCATCACGCTGGGAGAAATGTGTTTGTCGCCCATCGGGCTTTCCATCATGACGAAACTTTCTACCCAAAAATTACAGGGAATGATGATGGGACTTTGGTTTCTAGCCTCCGCCTACGGTCAGTATGTGGCCGGACTCATCGGCGCAAACATGGCCACTGCGCGCGAAAGTGCGTCGAATATGGAAAAACTGCAGGCCTACACTTCCGGATATAAAGATTTAGGCTTATACGCCGTAATTGCCGGCGTTGTCCTCATTGCAATTTCCCCACTCGTAAAAAAACTCATGCGGGAGGTGCGGTAA
- a CDS encoding thioredoxin fold domain-containing protein, with amino-acid sequence MKKFTLLIFVLSFSVIFAQVNWMTLEQAVAAQKNTPKKIVIDFYADWCAPCKIMDKNTYGNPLIAKYLNENYYPVKFNAEEKENVTLFGRTFTNTAFVEGKKRNSLHDLTKFMNVTAVPSIVFLDEYSMPITILQGALTAKELEPYIPFIANDEYKKIDTREKWENYQKKFKSSLKD; translated from the coding sequence ATGAAAAAATTCACGCTCTTAATTTTCGTACTGTCCTTTTCCGTTATTTTTGCTCAGGTTAACTGGATGACGTTGGAACAGGCCGTTGCAGCACAGAAAAATACACCGAAAAAGATTGTCATCGATTTTTACGCGGACTGGTGTGCGCCATGTAAAATCATGGATAAAAACACTTATGGTAACCCATTGATCGCGAAATATCTTAATGAAAATTATTATCCGGTGAAATTCAACGCCGAAGAAAAAGAAAACGTCACTTTATTTGGCAGAACTTTTACAAATACAGCATTCGTTGAAGGCAAGAAAAGAAACTCCCTCCACGATCTAACGAAATTCATGAATGTAACGGCCGTTCCGAGCATTGTTTTTCTGGACGAATACAGTATGCCAATTACCATTTTGCAGGGTGCACTTACCGCCAAGGAACTTGAACCCTATATCCCATTCATCGCGAATGACGAGTATAAGAAAATTGACACGCGCGAAAAATGGGAGAACTATCAGAAAAAATTTAAGTCCAGTCTTAAAGATTAA
- the recG gene encoding ATP-dependent DNA helicase RecG has translation MLTLETSIEFLKGIGPERAKFIKNVLGLSTVEDFLTFYPLRYIDKSKIHKVGDLTEDADAEIQLKGRITEIQEVGYGQGKKRMTAKFRDASGTLELVWFRYSKWMKEQIPSNQEIFIFGKINYFNGSYSMAHPEIEIDEKKALSGTLMPIYPGSEKLAKRGLNNKFFQTVLADIVKNLPSIIQENLPDALMKKLKIIGRMHAFYHIHFPKDLAHFDHASRRLKFEEAFFFQLGYGLKKQHHKASVPGNPFPKVGVNFKSFYDHFLPFELTNAQKRVLKEIRTDMKKPVQMNRLLQGDVGSGKTMVALLSMLIALDNGFQSCIMAPTEILSQQHFNSIQELLENTDIKVRLLTGSTKKAARKIIHDELLSGELSILVGTHAVLEDIVKFKNLGLAIIDEQHRFGVAQRARLWAKNRIPPHILVMTATPIPRTLAMSFYSDLDVSVIDEMPVGRKAIITAHRREKDRLYVFRFAKEEIEKGRQIYFVYPLIEESETLDYKNLLENFGHIVEFFEGKNVTMLHGRMKPDEKEVAMQYFASGKSEIMVATTVIEVGVNVPNASVMIIESAERFGLSQLHQLRGRVGRGAEQSYCILMTSDKLTKESRTRIKTMTETNDGFKISEVDMQLRGPGDISGTQQSGVVDFKKLDLRTDGKIIKAAKNAVEHLLKSDPHLEQPENGDLRNYYSKQYKGKNKWSRIS, from the coding sequence TTGCTCACGTTAGAAACTTCCATAGAATTCTTAAAAGGAATCGGTCCTGAACGCGCCAAATTCATAAAAAATGTCTTGGGACTTTCCACCGTCGAAGACTTCCTCACCTTCTACCCCTTGCGCTATATCGATAAAAGTAAAATTCATAAAGTTGGGGATCTCACAGAAGATGCCGACGCTGAAATCCAGCTAAAAGGCAGAATCACCGAAATCCAGGAAGTCGGTTACGGCCAGGGCAAAAAACGAATGACCGCCAAATTTCGCGACGCATCGGGAACGTTGGAGTTGGTCTGGTTCCGCTACTCCAAATGGATGAAAGAGCAGATTCCATCAAACCAGGAAATTTTCATCTTCGGAAAGATCAATTATTTTAACGGCAGTTATTCAATGGCGCATCCGGAAATTGAGATCGACGAAAAGAAAGCACTCTCCGGCACATTGATGCCTATTTATCCGGGCAGCGAAAAACTGGCAAAGCGAGGCTTAAACAACAAGTTCTTCCAAACAGTTTTGGCAGATATTGTCAAAAACTTACCTTCTATAATTCAGGAAAATCTGCCCGACGCGTTGATGAAAAAACTGAAGATCATCGGCAGAATGCACGCTTTTTATCACATTCACTTTCCGAAAGATCTTGCTCATTTCGACCATGCCAGCCGACGCCTCAAATTTGAAGAAGCCTTTTTTTTTCAGTTGGGGTACGGCCTGAAAAAGCAACATCACAAAGCTTCGGTCCCGGGAAATCCCTTCCCGAAAGTGGGCGTAAATTTCAAAAGTTTCTACGATCATTTTCTTCCTTTTGAATTAACCAACGCACAAAAACGCGTCCTGAAAGAAATCCGCACGGATATGAAAAAGCCCGTTCAGATGAACCGTTTGCTTCAGGGTGACGTCGGCTCCGGAAAAACCATGGTTGCGCTTTTATCTATGCTGATCGCCCTCGACAATGGTTTCCAAAGCTGCATTATGGCGCCGACGGAAATTTTGTCGCAGCAGCATTTCAATTCCATTCAGGAACTTTTAGAAAACACAGACATTAAAGTTCGTCTGTTGACCGGTTCCACAAAAAAGGCTGCAAGAAAAATTATTCATGACGAACTTTTGAGTGGTGAACTTTCCATTTTGGTTGGAACTCACGCGGTTTTGGAAGATATCGTGAAGTTTAAAAATCTGGGATTGGCCATTATCGATGAGCAGCACCGCTTTGGCGTGGCGCAAAGGGCGAGATTGTGGGCGAAAAATAGAATTCCGCCGCATATTTTGGTCATGACGGCAACGCCGATTCCGCGAACCCTGGCGATGAGTTTTTACAGCGACCTTGATGTTTCGGTGATCGATGAGATGCCTGTGGGCAGAAAAGCCATCATCACGGCGCATCGCCGCGAAAAAGACCGGCTTTACGTCTTCCGGTTCGCGAAAGAGGAAATAGAAAAAGGGCGCCAGATTTACTTTGTGTATCCGTTGATTGAAGAATCCGAAACTTTGGATTACAAAAATCTCCTTGAAAATTTCGGTCATATTGTGGAATTTTTCGAAGGGAAAAATGTGACGATGCTTCACGGTCGCATGAAACCCGACGAAAAGGAAGTTGCGATGCAATATTTTGCGTCCGGGAAATCCGAGATTATGGTGGCAACAACGGTTATTGAAGTTGGCGTCAACGTGCCGAACGCTTCTGTGATGATCATTGAAAGTGCGGAACGTTTTGGTCTTTCCCAGCTGCATCAGCTGCGCGGCAGGGTCGGTCGCGGTGCCGAGCAGAGTTACTGTATTTTGATGACGTCGGATAAACTGACGAAAGAAAGCCGAACGCGCATCAAAACTATGACGGAAACGAACGACGGTTTTAAAATTTCGGAAGTCGATATGCAGCTTCGCGGTCCCGGCGACATTTCGGGAACTCAGCAAAGTGGTGTCGTCGATTTCAAAAAATTAGACCTCAGAACGGACGGCAAGATCATCAAAGCCGCAAAAAATGCAGTAGAGCATTTGCTAAAAAGCGACCCGCATTTGGAACAGCCCGAAAATGGCGATCTCCGAAATTACTATTCAAAACAGTATAAAGGCAAAAATAAGTGGAGCAGAATTTCCTGA
- a CDS encoding DUF5686 family protein: protein MKKLFILVFSALFLTVFSQSKITVFSAGNRAPLADASVTCNNKFLGKTNAQGVLQFRTNCNKVNVKAPGFFEDEAVVDKVMEITLSKSDPKTQSIQGVLIDDKSDPLALEILRKVNDNYKDNSPQSLDSYSFKSYEKISLDIDEDSIKHYDQFLNRRLDSLKVLPQLAQSKEEKKDSLESVNVQKLMTSSKLFLWERASEFLFSQQYGEKINILDNRVSGLKQPIYEMMSLRSNRNRIPKEIREENRTLYRYFLTDSIDIEGRKNYVIRFRQVDYKQPRNKRKFNGYLYVDAETYGLKKIESNSKKKSEGSITSIWKPIDNKWFLSKENLKFKMGSTNFETEKTDKKEDKKDPKKKQKYGNYVFITADYFDFKTPIEVKKKDFSGYTMDVENSDGSLLDQYRTDSLSAREKMTYEKIDSVGRKYKLYQKISALTGLVKGKIRVGIVDFDASKIIAYNQYEGIRLGAAAKLNERFNKYISPDAYFAYGLKDNTWKYGAGIDFRTTLEKTSFFRAEYYNDVIAAGRFNENLWNFKMKIMNSGIDLQNDRFYHFDGFKLSYETDLSNALTVNVSAKKDNEEAKFDYNYKNLGSQFENFATQITLKYSPNSKNIMTPSGKFTYEQNYPEFFLNYEQGLKTLDGDFNYSRFDVLAQHVFKTKIGVTGIRVYGGLFTGEAPIWHNFAMNGLGSGKDGLNFNLTSFLGFATMEGGRYYNDKFTGFYLTHRIPWYFKTFGKNISSFDMVYRGVIGDMKNPKDHQFQFQKLDHYYQEIGLESNNFLGSPFNLGFFYRVGYYATDTFKQNFAVQLKLNFLGF, encoded by the coding sequence ATGAAAAAATTATTTATTCTCGTCTTTTCTGCCCTCTTTTTAACGGTTTTCAGCCAGTCGAAAATTACGGTTTTCAGCGCCGGTAACCGCGCTCCCCTTGCCGATGCGAGTGTAACGTGCAATAATAAATTTTTAGGTAAAACAAATGCGCAGGGTGTTTTGCAGTTTCGCACAAACTGCAATAAAGTGAACGTGAAGGCGCCGGGATTTTTTGAAGATGAAGCTGTTGTAGATAAAGTGATGGAAATTACGCTTTCAAAATCGGATCCGAAAACGCAATCCATTCAGGGCGTCCTTATCGATGATAAAAGCGATCCTTTAGCTTTGGAAATTCTGCGAAAAGTGAATGATAATTACAAAGATAATTCGCCGCAAAGTTTGGACTCTTACTCCTTTAAATCCTACGAAAAAATTTCTTTGGATATTGATGAAGACAGCATCAAACATTACGATCAGTTTCTTAATCGCCGGCTGGATTCTTTGAAGGTGCTGCCCCAACTCGCGCAGTCCAAAGAAGAGAAGAAAGACTCCCTGGAAAGCGTGAATGTGCAGAAATTAATGACTTCGAGTAAACTTTTTCTCTGGGAAAGAGCTTCGGAATTTCTGTTCTCGCAGCAGTATGGCGAAAAAATAAATATTCTGGACAACCGGGTTTCCGGTTTGAAGCAGCCGATCTACGAAATGATGTCTTTGCGTTCGAACAGAAACCGGATTCCAAAGGAAATCCGCGAAGAAAACCGCACGCTTTACCGCTACTTCTTAACCGACTCAATAGACATTGAAGGCCGTAAAAATTACGTCATCCGTTTTCGCCAGGTCGATTACAAGCAACCACGCAACAAAAGAAAATTCAACGGCTATCTTTACGTTGATGCCGAAACATATGGTCTGAAAAAGATAGAAAGCAACAGCAAGAAAAAAAGTGAGGGCAGCATTACGAGCATTTGGAAGCCGATTGACAACAAATGGTTTCTGAGCAAAGAAAATTTAAAATTCAAAATGGGTTCTACCAATTTTGAAACCGAAAAAACGGACAAAAAAGAAGATAAAAAAGACCCTAAAAAGAAACAGAAATACGGGAATTATGTTTTTATCACGGCTGATTATTTCGACTTCAAGACCCCGATAGAGGTCAAGAAAAAAGATTTTTCAGGGTACACGATGGATGTGGAAAATTCCGACGGAAGCCTGCTTGATCAGTACCGCACCGATTCCTTATCGGCTCGGGAAAAGATGACGTACGAAAAAATCGACAGCGTGGGCCGGAAATACAAACTCTATCAAAAAATCAGTGCGCTTACGGGCTTGGTTAAAGGGAAAATCCGCGTGGGAATCGTCGACTTCGATGCCTCAAAAATTATCGCGTACAATCAGTATGAAGGAATACGATTGGGAGCTGCTGCCAAACTTAACGAGAGATTCAACAAATATATTTCGCCGGATGCTTATTTCGCCTATGGTTTAAAAGACAACACGTGGAAATACGGCGCGGGCATCGACTTTAGAACGACGTTGGAAAAAACCTCTTTTTTTCGCGCAGAATACTACAATGATGTTATCGCTGCGGGAAGATTCAACGAAAACCTTTGGAATTTCAAAATGAAAATTATGAATTCCGGCATCGATCTTCAAAACGACCGTTTTTACCATTTCGACGGGTTTAAACTTTCTTATGAGACTGATCTGAGCAACGCGCTAACCGTAAATGTTTCGGCTAAAAAAGACAATGAAGAAGCTAAATTCGATTATAATTATAAAAATCTTGGCTCTCAGTTTGAAAATTTCGCCACGCAGATCACGCTGAAATATTCGCCGAATTCTAAAAATATTATGACGCCTTCAGGCAAATTCACGTACGAGCAAAATTACCCGGAATTTTTTCTAAATTATGAGCAGGGACTGAAAACGCTGGACGGCGACTTCAATTACAGCCGTTTTGATGTTCTGGCACAGCATGTTTTCAAAACCAAAATCGGCGTAACGGGAATCCGTGTTTATGGCGGTTTATTCACGGGTGAAGCTCCAATTTGGCACAATTTCGCGATGAATGGTTTAGGAAGCGGAAAAGACGGACTCAACTTCAATCTCACGTCTTTCTTAGGTTTTGCAACCATGGAAGGCGGCAGATATTATAACGATAAGTTCACCGGATTTTATTTAACACACCGGATTCCATGGTATTTCAAGACGTTCGGGAAGAATATTTCCAGTTTCGATATGGTGTACAGAGGCGTGATCGGCGATATGAAGAACCCGAAAGATCACCAGTTTCAGTTCCAGAAACTCGATCACTATTACCAGGAAATCGGTTTGGAAAGCAATAACTTTTTAGGCTCGCCTTTTAATCTGGGCTTCTTTTACCGTGTTGGGTATTACGCGACTGATACCTTTAAACAAAATTTCGCCGTGCAGCTTAAACTTAACTTTTTAGGATTTTAA